One segment of Rhodopirellula baltica SH 1 DNA contains the following:
- a CDS encoding DNA gyrase/topoisomerase IV subunit A, whose translation MAKRRKTSSSASSRSKRGKADPFDESLLAEIQNIPLRFAAQDRYLNYSLSVITSRALPDVRDGLKPVQRRVLYTMSLLRLDSSAKHSKCAKVVGDVMGKYHPHGDSSIYEALVRMSQSFSLRMPMIDGSGNFGSIDGDNAAAMRYTECRMTPIASEVLADLSSRTVAFKPNYDGTREEPVVLPSRVPSLLVNGATGIAVGMATNIPPHNLKEVCNALLKLLANPEIKDYQLVAGDAIQGPDFPTGGHITNTKEELREIYATGTGTIKLRGVAEVAEKSRTGDTLRITEIPFGVNKAAMVERIAELVYSSKLPLVQEVRDLSTEDIRVDLLLKKNADADKVLAYLYKHTPLQTNFNVNLTCLTPTENPEVGAPKRLGLKEILWYFLHFRLDVLTARLTNELRALEKRIHILEGLALIFDALDEIIKIIRSSEGKADAAEKIMKRFPVKELTPAQARRKTRASNGLDAEQTDAILELKLYRLARLEINVVLDELKKKRKRVDEINKLLADDRDDYTSSGRWAIIKEELQSLISDYGNTPAGRRRSTIVVPTEEVEYTEEDFIVAEDCHVMVTVDGWVKRQKQIADPSKSRLRQGDAVLACVAGNTRTTLAFFSSLGVCYTARMIDIPASTGFGEPIQKLFKFKDGERIIAALSMDPRILGDISEDPKGNYYPATHALAASTDGYALRFGLQPFAEPSTRAGRKFARVKPGASIVDVVPIAGTETVLAVSADARAMVCPADEINYLSGAGKGVLLLKLAASDKLLGFKPSTGDRDLLNVVTNRGAKKTVSTAKYRTTSRGGRGIELQKNGKIAEIVRDPIEPPPIFED comes from the coding sequence GTGGCGAAACGTCGCAAAACATCCAGTTCCGCATCCAGTCGCTCCAAACGGGGCAAAGCCGATCCGTTCGATGAATCGCTGTTGGCAGAGATTCAGAACATTCCGCTGCGATTCGCGGCCCAAGATCGCTATTTGAATTACTCGCTTTCGGTCATCACCAGCCGAGCGCTGCCGGATGTCCGCGACGGACTCAAACCGGTTCAGCGGCGTGTTCTCTATACGATGTCGCTTCTTAGGCTTGATTCCTCGGCCAAACACAGTAAGTGTGCGAAGGTCGTCGGAGACGTGATGGGTAAGTACCACCCCCACGGTGATAGTTCGATTTACGAAGCGCTCGTTCGGATGAGCCAATCGTTTTCGCTGCGTATGCCGATGATCGACGGCAGCGGAAACTTCGGCAGCATCGACGGCGACAATGCCGCGGCAATGCGATACACCGAGTGCCGGATGACGCCGATCGCGTCGGAGGTTCTGGCGGATCTATCCAGCCGAACGGTGGCCTTCAAACCCAACTACGACGGCACGCGAGAAGAGCCCGTCGTGCTGCCTTCCCGCGTTCCCAGTTTGCTGGTCAACGGAGCGACGGGAATTGCGGTCGGGATGGCGACGAACATCCCGCCGCACAACCTTAAAGAGGTTTGCAACGCGCTGCTGAAGTTGCTGGCCAATCCGGAAATCAAGGACTACCAATTGGTCGCCGGAGACGCGATTCAGGGTCCCGATTTCCCCACCGGTGGCCACATCACCAACACCAAAGAAGAGCTTCGCGAAATCTATGCGACGGGAACGGGCACGATCAAGCTGCGTGGCGTCGCCGAAGTTGCGGAGAAGTCTCGCACGGGCGACACGCTCCGGATCACCGAGATCCCATTCGGCGTCAACAAAGCAGCGATGGTGGAGCGAATCGCTGAGCTGGTCTACAGCAGCAAGCTTCCACTCGTGCAAGAAGTTCGCGACCTTTCAACCGAAGACATCCGTGTCGATCTGTTGCTGAAAAAGAACGCCGACGCCGACAAGGTGCTCGCGTATCTCTACAAGCACACTCCGCTGCAAACCAACTTCAACGTCAACCTGACTTGTTTGACGCCGACTGAAAACCCAGAAGTCGGTGCGCCAAAACGTCTCGGTTTGAAGGAGATCCTGTGGTACTTCTTGCACTTCCGTTTGGACGTGCTGACCGCGCGACTGACCAACGAATTGCGAGCCCTCGAGAAACGGATTCACATCCTCGAAGGTTTGGCGTTGATCTTCGATGCTCTCGACGAGATCATCAAAATCATCCGCAGCAGCGAAGGCAAAGCCGACGCGGCGGAAAAGATCATGAAGCGGTTTCCGGTCAAAGAACTCACGCCTGCCCAGGCACGTCGCAAGACGCGAGCCTCAAATGGGCTTGATGCGGAGCAGACTGATGCGATTCTGGAGTTGAAGCTGTATCGACTGGCACGTTTGGAAATCAACGTCGTGCTGGACGAACTGAAGAAGAAACGCAAACGAGTCGACGAGATCAACAAATTGCTGGCTGATGACCGCGACGATTACACGTCGTCCGGGCGTTGGGCGATCATCAAAGAAGAACTGCAGTCCCTGATTTCGGATTACGGCAACACTCCCGCTGGTCGCCGACGCAGCACGATCGTGGTGCCGACGGAAGAGGTGGAGTACACCGAAGAGGACTTTATCGTCGCCGAAGATTGCCATGTGATGGTCACCGTCGACGGGTGGGTCAAGCGGCAAAAACAGATCGCCGATCCGTCCAAGAGTCGTCTGCGTCAGGGCGATGCGGTGCTGGCGTGTGTCGCCGGAAACACACGAACCACGCTCGCGTTCTTCAGCAGTTTGGGCGTTTGCTACACCGCTCGGATGATCGATATTCCTGCCTCAACGGGATTTGGCGAGCCAATTCAAAAGCTATTCAAGTTCAAAGACGGCGAACGAATCATCGCGGCTCTATCGATGGATCCGCGAATTCTTGGCGACATCAGCGAAGACCCCAAGGGCAACTACTACCCCGCGACGCACGCTCTTGCCGCGTCAACGGATGGGTATGCTTTGCGGTTTGGTCTGCAACCTTTCGCTGAACCGTCGACACGTGCCGGCCGTAAATTTGCTCGGGTGAAACCAGGTGCCAGCATCGTCGACGTTGTTCCCATCGCGGGAACCGAAACGGTCTTGGCGGTCTCTGCGGACGCAAGAGCGATGGTGTGTCCTGCCGATGAGATCAACTATCTGTCCGGCGCCGGCAAAGGTGTGCTGCTGTTGAAATTGGCGGCGAGCGACAAGTTGCTCGGATTCAAACCCTCGACCGGTGACCGCGATTTGCTCAACGTGGTGACCAACCGTGGTGCCAAGAAAACGGTATCGACGGCGAAGTACCGGACGACATCACGAGGTGGACGCGGCATCGAACTGCAGAAGAACGGAAAGATCGCCGAGATCGTTCGCGATCCAATCGAGCCACCTCCGATTTTTGAAGACTGA
- a CDS encoding DNA gyrase/topoisomerase IV subunit B: protein MSVAPKEYNAKNITALEGLEPVRKRPGMYIGGVGSAGLHHLIWEIVDNSVDEAMNGHASEITVTLHKDGETVSVSDNGRGIPVDKHPKTKKSALEMVLTVLHAGGKFEGDNYKTSGGLHGVGASVVNALSKELVAIVKRDGVQYRMAFSRGQATSKLQKLRGTIRGTGTSITFTPDPTIFPRTTFNGDTIKQRLETASFLHRGVKVTYIDEVAKTRDTFLHENGIVDYLGKVIKEREARTIHEAPFTYRVDDEDRVEVTLQWTESTDEHVRSYVNGIPTGSGGTHENGFRGGVVKAVRNHVDTHSLTPRGVKITHEDIREGLIAIVSIFVAEPQFQGQTKDRLNNPEAHGLVESGVRSAMEQWLNNNPSVADAVIARIVAAARARAASRAASEAVSRKGGSKRTLLPGKLSDCVSGGKGKSELFIVEGDSAGGSAKQGRDRNCQAILPLRGKVLNTESATLKKILDNKEIQDMIASLGCGIGPSLNLANLRYDRIILLADADSDGHHITTLLLTFFYRHMPALIADGRLFIAVPPLYRIDIGKETFWAADEEDRERILAEHNGRANPEITRFKGLGEMMPKVLWNTTLDPTKRTLLKVEIDDHLETDRTISDLMGRDASARFRFIMERAEDASEIDV from the coding sequence ATGTCCGTTGCACCGAAAGAATACAACGCCAAAAACATCACCGCTCTGGAAGGCCTCGAGCCTGTCCGCAAGCGTCCGGGCATGTACATCGGTGGTGTCGGCTCGGCTGGTCTTCACCATTTGATCTGGGAAATCGTTGACAATTCCGTCGACGAGGCCATGAATGGTCACGCGTCGGAAATTACCGTGACGCTGCATAAAGACGGCGAAACGGTATCGGTCAGCGACAACGGCCGTGGAATTCCCGTCGATAAACACCCCAAGACGAAGAAGTCAGCCTTGGAAATGGTGCTGACGGTATTGCACGCCGGTGGCAAGTTCGAAGGCGACAACTACAAGACGTCCGGTGGTTTGCACGGGGTCGGTGCGTCGGTCGTCAATGCACTGAGCAAAGAACTCGTCGCGATTGTCAAACGCGATGGCGTTCAATACCGGATGGCTTTCAGTCGCGGTCAAGCGACTTCAAAGTTGCAGAAACTCCGCGGCACCATCCGCGGTACAGGAACCTCCATCACTTTCACTCCCGATCCAACGATCTTCCCACGCACGACATTCAACGGGGACACGATCAAGCAACGCCTGGAAACGGCCAGCTTCTTGCATCGCGGTGTGAAGGTCACTTATATCGATGAAGTCGCGAAGACGCGTGACACGTTTTTGCACGAAAACGGCATCGTCGATTACCTCGGCAAAGTCATCAAGGAACGCGAGGCTCGCACGATTCATGAAGCTCCGTTCACCTACCGAGTGGACGACGAAGATCGGGTGGAAGTCACGCTCCAGTGGACGGAATCGACCGACGAACACGTTCGCAGTTACGTCAACGGAATTCCAACCGGCAGCGGCGGCACCCACGAAAACGGTTTTCGCGGTGGCGTTGTTAAAGCGGTTCGAAACCACGTTGACACGCACAGTCTGACTCCTCGCGGTGTGAAGATCACGCACGAAGACATTCGCGAAGGACTGATTGCGATCGTTTCGATCTTCGTCGCCGAGCCTCAGTTCCAAGGTCAAACAAAGGATCGTTTGAACAACCCAGAAGCTCACGGGTTGGTTGAATCAGGTGTCCGAAGTGCGATGGAACAATGGCTGAACAACAATCCCTCGGTCGCCGATGCGGTGATCGCGCGGATTGTCGCCGCCGCAAGAGCTCGCGCCGCATCGCGTGCCGCCAGCGAAGCCGTTTCGCGAAAAGGTGGCTCGAAGCGAACGTTGTTGCCCGGCAAACTTTCGGATTGCGTGTCCGGCGGCAAAGGCAAGTCCGAGTTGTTCATCGTCGAAGGTGATTCGGCAGGCGGGAGTGCCAAGCAAGGTCGCGATCGGAACTGCCAAGCCATCCTTCCGCTGCGAGGGAAGGTGCTGAACACCGAGTCGGCGACGCTGAAGAAGATTCTGGACAACAAAGAAATCCAGGACATGATCGCGTCCCTGGGTTGCGGCATCGGTCCGTCGCTCAACCTGGCGAATTTGCGTTATGACCGCATCATCTTGTTGGCAGATGCTGACAGCGATGGTCACCACATCACGACGTTGTTGTTGACGTTCTTCTACCGCCACATGCCAGCCTTGATAGCGGATGGTCGATTGTTCATTGCGGTTCCTCCGCTTTATCGAATCGACATCGGCAAAGAAACGTTTTGGGCGGCGGACGAAGAAGATCGCGAGCGAATTTTGGCGGAGCACAATGGTCGAGCGAATCCGGAGATCACACGTTTCAAAGGCTTGGGTGAGATGATGCCCAAAGTCCTATGGAATACGACGCTGGATCCGACCAAGCGGACGTTGTTGAAGGTCGAGATCGATGACCACTTGGAAACCGATCGCACGATCAGCGATTTGATGGGACGCGACGCATCGGCGCGGTTTCGGTTCATCATGGAACGAGCCGAAGACGCCAGCGAAATCGACGTGTAG